The following proteins come from a genomic window of Ailuropoda melanoleuca isolate Jingjing chromosome 2, ASM200744v2, whole genome shotgun sequence:
- the TMEM61 gene encoding transmembrane protein 61: MASSETCGASRVAPVLRYCMTVSGTVLLVAGTLCFAWWSEGDAGAQPGQPAPPTGRPVPEAPSPLLRSVSFFCCGAGGLLLLFGLLWSIKASTRGPPRWDPYRLSRDLYYQTVESSEKESYRLPELAAIPTYEEAMCCSLAEGPPTPAADPVEGGLKDSA, from the exons ATGGCTTCCTCCGAG ACGTGTGGTGCGAGCCGAGTGGCCCCCGTGCTGCGCTACTGCATGACGGTCAGCGGCACGGTGCTTCTGGTAGCCGGGACGCTCTGCTTTGCGTGGTGGAGTGAAGGAGACGCAGGTGCTCAGCCTGGCCAGCCGGCCCCGCCCACTGGGCGCCCCGTGCCtgaggcccccagccccctgctcagATCGGTCAGCTTCTTCTGCTGCGGTGCAGGAGGCCTGCTACTACTCTTCGGCCTGCTGTGGTCCATCAAGGCCAGCACCCGGGGGCCTCCCCGGTGGGACCCATATCGCCTCTCCAGAGACCTGTACTACCAAACTGTGGAGTCCTCGGAGAAGGAGAGCTACAG GCTCCCAGAGCTGGCTGCCATCCCCACTTACGAGGAGGCCATGTGCTGCTCGCTTGCTGAGGGTCCCCCGACACCAGCCGCGGACCCCGTGGAGGGAGGCCTGAAGGACAGTGCC